In the Bacteroidota bacterium genome, TCAGTAATCAGTAACCGATGGCTGACCTCATGAAAACTTTTTTCCGCGAACCAATTGTAAAATTTCTTGCGCTCGGATTAATTCTTTATCTCGGCTGGCTTGCGCTTTACGAATGGTGGATTCATCCTTTAGGATGGGTTGATACAGCAGTGATTGATAATACGCTTTTCATCAGCCAGAAGGTTTTAGGATGGATGGGCTACGCAACAGAAATGAGAGGCGACCGGGTAATGCGTATTGCCGGAACACCGGGTTTGTTTATTGGTGATAGCTGTAATGGGATTTCTCTTTTTGCTTTATACAGTATTTTTATCATTGCCTTTCCCGGAAAAATCATTTCGAAAATTATTTTTATTCCTGCCGGAATACTGATTATTCATCTTCTCAATGTTCTTCGCGTCATCCTGCTTGCCATCATAGAAACATATTCATACGAGTGGACAGAATTTAATCATTCCTATACGTTCACCATTATTATTTACGCCTGCATTTTTGGCATGTGGCTTTTCTGGATAAACAAATTTTCTGGCATGAAGAAAAACAAATAAAACGAATTACCTAATTGTCATATTGTTTTATTGCTGTATTGCAATAAGAGGCGGATAACAATAAAACAATGGTTCTACTATGTTTGTTGTGGGTAAACTAAAAAATGAACAATAGAACAATAGAACATTTGAATAACGAAGTCAGAAGTAAAATACATTCACTTCGAATGTTCTCAGTTCAAATGTTCAAATGTTCGTTATTCAATTTACAGTTCTACTATAAATCTCTACCAACAGGAAACCTTGTAGAACCAAAACAATAGAACAATAAAACAATCCGCCTGTTCAAAAATAGGTTCATGAAAAAGAAAATAATTATCATAGGATTGATTGTCGTTGTTATTGCACTGGGATTTCTACGTGATTATCTTTTTGTTTCCATGAACCATATCATTGAATCAGGTGGAGATGTGCATGGAAACCTATCTATGCAGAAATGGATACTCACTTTTGTATTCAGTCTGCTTTATCTCGGCATTTGCTGCACGGTTCTTTATCTGATTTTTTATTCTTTTAAATATGTGCTGCTCGCATTTGCCGCCTATTCCCTTCTTTTTTTGGTTTCGTTTTTTGTTGCGCTTGCCGGATACTTCATTTCTTCTTTTGAAAGCGTTTATCCTTTCATCCGCACAGTTATGGGCATTGCGCAATCGCCTGTTGTTCTTATTGTTCTCATTCCTGCTTGTTTTCTCAATGAGCTGAAAATTCGTAGTAAAAAAACCTGATTATCTTTTGGCTTACTGAAAGAAACACATAACTTTATACCCTGATTAAAAAATTATATGCGAAGCAGCTGTTTTTTAATCGCCATTTTATTTGTTTCTTCTTTTGCTTCTGCGGTAGATCATTGGAGCGTTGGTACTGGCAACTGGGCAACAGGAGGCATTTGGAATACGGGTACCGCTCCTGCAGCAGGAGATAATGTTACCATTTCTAATGGAAACACTATTACTATGAATGCTAACCCGGGCGCTTGTAATAATCTTACTCTTAACGGCACCGGCACTTTAACATGGACGCAGGCAAGAACATTGAATGTTGGCGGCAATCTTGTTATCAACGGCACGGGCTCTATTGGTCCGGGTGCCGTAACAGGCACGCTGAATGTTGCCGGCACCATGAGCGTTCCTGCAGGAGTTTCAGCCACCATAGGAAGAGTTACATGCGCTGTTACAGGCGCCACAACTATTGACGGCACAGTTGCTTTCAACAGTATATCCGGAGTAAAAACTTTTACAGGCAATGTTACCATCAGCAGCACAGGAATCTGGAATGCGACAGCAGCAGAAAGTTTTATACTGAACGGAAGTTTTCAGAATGATGGAACCTTCACCGCCAATACCGGAACCTATACATTTGGCGGTGCGGGCAAAACTTTCAGCGGAACCAGCACAAGTATTTTTGATGCCACCAGCATAGGCGGTTCATACACTAACAACGGCACCGTGCAGGTGAATACCAGTTTTGCAGGAGCAGGCGCTTTAACACAGGGAGTCAGTTCCACACTTATCATTGGAGATTTAACTCCCGCCAACATCCTCACAGCCACCGCGGCAGGCAACACGGTGAGGTATCTTGTCGGGGCAGGCAATCAATCCGTTCTTGCTGTTAACTATACGAATCTGATTTTTGATAATCTCGGAACAGGAACAACAAATGCCACCGGCACCTACACCGTGAGCGGCACTTGTGATGCTCTCAACGGAATTACAAATTTTGGAAGTGTTACTGTAACCGGAAATCTTACCGTTGCCAATACTGCTACACTTTCTATTGGCGGTGTTTCTCCCGTTATTAATGGAAATACAATCGTTAACGGAACAGTGAGTATTACCAGCATTACAGGAACAAAGACATTTTCTTCTATACAAATAAACAGTGGCGGAACCTGGACTTCATCAGTTAATGAAGCAGTTACTGTAAACGGTAATCTCACCAGTGCCGGAACATTTGTATCAGGTTCAGGCGCCTATGCAGTAAGCGGCAATTGCTCCATCACAGCCGGCACTGCCGATTTTGAAGGAACCATTGCCGGCACTCTTTCTGTCAGCAGCGGTGCCACCATGAATGCCTCCACTGGCAACTGCAGGGTTACAGGCGCCACAACTATTAACGGCTCTCTCAATTTTTCTACCATAACCGGAGCAAAAGTATTTGGCGATGTTACTGTTAGCAGCACGGGTACCTGGAATAGCGCTGTTGTAGAAAATTTCACCATCAACGGAAACCTTGCCAACAGCGGAACCTTTACTTCTAATACAGGCACTTATACTCTTGCAGGATTCGCCAACACTATTTCCGGAATTCTGTCAATTGACCGGATAACAGATTTAGGCGCCTACACGAACAATGGAACGCTTTCAGTTCCCACTGCATTGGCAGGAGCAGGCAGTTTAACTCAAGGAGCAAGTTCAATTCTTAACATTGGCGGAATTTCAAGCATAACCACCCTGAATGCTTCCACCAATACGCCCAATCTGGTAAACTATAACGGAGCAGCGGCACAAACAATCAAAGCAACCCCTACTACTTATTATAATCTTCAAGTTTCAAAAACCGGAGGAAGCACCGGCACGTTTGGAGGAAACACAATAGTGAATAATGATTTCACCGTCACC is a window encoding:
- a CDS encoding archaeosortase/exosortase family protein gives rise to the protein MKTFFREPIVKFLALGLILYLGWLALYEWWIHPLGWVDTAVIDNTLFISQKVLGWMGYATEMRGDRVMRIAGTPGLFIGDSCNGISLFALYSIFIIAFPGKIISKIIFIPAGILIIHLLNVLRVILLAIIETYSYEWTEFNHSYTFTIIIYACIFGMWLFWINKFSGMKKNK